In one window of Streptomyces sp. FXJ1.172 DNA:
- a CDS encoding FAD-binding oxidoreductase, translating to MTRSWWGWGNVEDAVGGAELETLLTRVRALMPGGLTDHEPPDISALGLPGPRVTPPASLAALCSAEPQDRAAHAHGKAFRDVVRNLHGDLRHVPDLVARPAEERDVVDLLDWCTREGVAMVPYGGGSSVVGGIEPRCDDYPAVVTVDLGRMNRVLEIDRTSRAARIQAGVLGPHLENQLRPHGMTLRHFPQSFEFSTLGGWLATRAGGHYATLYTHIDDLVESMRVVTGAGVSASLRLPGSGAGPSPDRLFLGSEGSLGVITEAWMRLQERPRWRAKASVRFGDYTAAVAATRAIAQSGLNPANCRLLDAAEALINAGVSVGGGLLVLAFESAGHPVRRDLELAVELCRDHGGEPTADITEDPGRDTAGAPEGASAADTAAETWRSSFLRMPYQRDALARHAMIVETFETACTWDRFEALHQAVTEAARQAIREVTGTGVVTCRFTHVYPDGPAPYFGVYAPGCWGSTVTQWDHIKDAVSEAIHACGGTITHHHAVGRDHRPWYDRQRPAPFAAALTAAKAVLDPAGVLNPGVLLPVP from the coding sequence GTGACACGGTCCTGGTGGGGATGGGGAAACGTCGAAGACGCCGTGGGCGGCGCCGAACTCGAGACGCTTCTGACGCGCGTACGGGCCCTGATGCCGGGCGGGCTGACCGATCACGAGCCCCCGGACATCTCCGCGCTCGGCCTGCCCGGGCCCCGCGTCACCCCTCCGGCCTCGCTCGCGGCCCTGTGCTCGGCGGAACCGCAGGACCGCGCCGCACACGCGCACGGGAAGGCGTTCCGGGACGTGGTGCGCAACCTGCACGGGGATCTGCGCCACGTGCCGGACCTCGTCGCCCGGCCCGCCGAGGAGCGTGACGTGGTCGATCTCCTCGACTGGTGCACCCGCGAGGGCGTCGCCATGGTGCCGTACGGCGGCGGCAGTTCGGTGGTCGGCGGCATCGAACCGCGATGCGACGACTACCCCGCCGTGGTCACCGTCGATCTCGGGCGTATGAACCGGGTCCTCGAGATCGACCGGACAAGCCGTGCCGCGCGGATCCAGGCCGGCGTACTGGGCCCGCACCTGGAGAACCAACTGCGGCCGCATGGTATGACGTTGCGTCATTTCCCGCAGTCCTTCGAGTTCTCCACGCTCGGCGGCTGGCTCGCCACACGCGCCGGTGGCCACTACGCGACGTTGTACACGCACATCGACGACCTGGTCGAGTCGATGCGGGTGGTGACCGGAGCCGGGGTGAGTGCGTCACTGCGGCTGCCGGGCTCCGGCGCGGGACCGTCACCCGACCGACTCTTCCTGGGCAGCGAGGGATCGCTGGGCGTCATCACCGAGGCATGGATGCGCCTGCAGGAGCGCCCCCGTTGGCGCGCCAAGGCATCGGTGCGGTTCGGTGACTACACGGCGGCGGTGGCAGCGACCCGGGCGATCGCCCAGAGCGGCCTGAACCCAGCGAACTGCCGCCTCCTCGACGCGGCCGAGGCACTGATCAACGCCGGCGTGAGCGTCGGCGGCGGACTGCTCGTCCTCGCCTTCGAGTCGGCCGGCCATCCCGTACGCCGCGACCTGGAACTGGCCGTGGAACTGTGCCGCGACCACGGCGGAGAGCCGACCGCCGACATCACCGAGGATCCCGGCAGGGACACGGCGGGCGCGCCAGAGGGGGCCTCCGCCGCGGACACCGCCGCGGAGACCTGGCGCTCGTCGTTCCTGCGGATGCCCTACCAGCGCGACGCGCTGGCCCGGCACGCGATGATCGTCGAGACGTTCGAGACGGCATGCACGTGGGACCGCTTCGAGGCCCTCCACCAGGCGGTCACCGAGGCGGCCCGGCAGGCGATCCGTGAGGTCACCGGAACAGGAGTGGTGACCTGCCGGTTCACCCACGTCTATCCCGACGGGCCGGCCCCGTACTTCGGGGTGTACGCGCCGGGCTGCTGGGGCAGCACGGTGACCCAGTGGGACCACATCAAGGACGCGGTGTCCGAGGCGATCCACGCGTGCGGCGGCACGATCACCCACCACCACGCGGTCGGGCGCGACCACCGGCCCTGGTACGACCGCCAGCGCCCCGCCCCCTTCGCCGCCGCGCTGACAGCCGCCAAGGCCGTCCTGGACCCGGCGGGCGTCCTCAATCCGGGAGTACTGCTTCCTGTGCCCTGA
- a CDS encoding DUF1963 domain-containing protein, producing MDPETIRPALRDFCAERLGVDLATRLDRLARPGFGLTAAGPGEAAGHSRFGGRAMLEPGTPWPTCDGFPLSLIAVLDTDALAPWLDGVVPAGTGLLNFFCLDSDSEQCDPAACELALKYNPFDPQTGKVIAARSAHAVETNPPARSSVFDPIAWAATPGLDFPDTWDPAWNALDLGPEADYMARALPGQYVEELLTHGPNRPGALVHEDMAFGWPKFPTGSSPMVPWGEDPTTYHHLLQLSGQDEWYLGGDGGWMHWSIPTDALRAGDFSRAIPTPDIW from the coding sequence ATGGACCCAGAGACCATCCGCCCTGCCCTGCGTGACTTCTGCGCCGAACGGCTCGGTGTCGATCTCGCCACCCGGCTCGACCGTCTCGCCCGACCCGGATTCGGGCTCACCGCGGCCGGTCCGGGAGAAGCCGCCGGGCACAGCCGGTTCGGCGGCCGGGCGATGCTTGAACCGGGCACGCCCTGGCCGACCTGCGACGGCTTTCCGCTGAGCCTGATCGCCGTCCTCGACACCGACGCCCTGGCCCCTTGGCTCGACGGTGTCGTCCCGGCCGGGACGGGTCTGCTCAACTTCTTCTGTCTCGACAGCGACTCCGAACAGTGCGATCCCGCTGCCTGTGAACTGGCGCTGAAATACAACCCCTTCGACCCGCAGACGGGGAAAGTGATCGCAGCCCGATCCGCACACGCCGTCGAGACGAACCCACCCGCCCGGTCGAGTGTCTTCGACCCCATCGCCTGGGCAGCCACGCCCGGGCTCGACTTCCCCGACACCTGGGACCCGGCCTGGAACGCCCTCGACCTGGGACCCGAAGCCGACTACATGGCCAGAGCCTTGCCCGGCCAGTACGTGGAGGAGCTGCTCACCCACGGGCCGAACCGGCCAGGCGCGCTCGTTCACGAGGACATGGCCTTTGGATGGCCGAAGTTCCCCACGGGCAGTTCGCCGATGGTGCCGTGGGGCGAAGACCCGACCACCTACCACCACCTGCTCCAGTTGTCCGGACAGGACGAGTGGTACCTCGGCGGCGACGGCGGCTGGATGCATTGGTCGATACCCACCGACGCGCTCCGGGCAGGCGACTTCAGCCGGGCGATCCCAACCCCGGACATCTGGTGA
- a CDS encoding permease: MHAVLHALSIVGSMTWEITWALILGFLLSSIVQAVVHKSTIVRLMGDDRPRTLTVASLLGMASSSCSYAAVALARSLFRKGANFTAAMAFEIASTNLVVELGVILALLMGWQFTLAEFVGGPIMIVLLAVLFRLTLRSGLLREARAQADRGLAGSMEGHAAMDMSVTGAGSFWKRLLSWRGYTSVSHVFAMEWAAILRDLVLGLLIAGAIAAWVPDSFWQNFFFAGHPLLAKFWGPLIGPVVALISFVCSIGNVPLAVVLWKGGISFGGVVAFIFADLLILPILNIYRKYYGRRMALYLGGTFYLAMAAAGYVVELVFGGLGLVPSQARAKIPMEGITWDYTTFLNIAFLLLAAALVVRFFQTGGRQMLAMMGGSPDTTDHGEHTAHHGDGDALGHLGPAERPDVLHGRGDGHGPPGPGHEGHPLQ, encoded by the coding sequence GTGCACGCCGTACTGCATGCCCTGTCGATCGTCGGGTCGATGACCTGGGAGATCACCTGGGCGCTGATCCTCGGCTTCCTGCTGTCCTCGATCGTCCAGGCCGTGGTGCACAAGTCGACCATCGTCCGGCTGATGGGTGACGACCGGCCGCGCACGCTGACGGTCGCCTCGCTGCTCGGGATGGCGTCCTCGTCCTGCTCATACGCGGCAGTCGCGCTCGCCCGCTCGTTGTTCCGCAAAGGCGCGAACTTCACCGCCGCCATGGCCTTCGAGATCGCCTCGACCAACCTGGTCGTCGAACTCGGCGTGATCCTGGCGCTGTTGATGGGCTGGCAGTTCACGCTCGCCGAGTTCGTCGGCGGCCCGATCATGATCGTGCTGCTGGCCGTGCTGTTCCGGCTGACTCTGCGCAGTGGTCTGCTGCGCGAGGCCCGAGCGCAGGCCGACCGCGGGCTGGCCGGTTCGATGGAGGGGCACGCCGCGATGGACATGTCCGTCACCGGTGCGGGCTCCTTCTGGAAGCGCCTGTTGTCGTGGCGCGGCTACACCAGCGTCTCCCACGTGTTCGCGATGGAGTGGGCGGCGATCCTGCGCGATCTGGTGCTGGGCCTGCTGATCGCCGGTGCCATCGCGGCCTGGGTGCCGGACTCCTTCTGGCAGAACTTCTTCTTCGCGGGCCACCCCCTGCTGGCCAAATTCTGGGGTCCGCTGATCGGCCCGGTGGTCGCGCTGATCTCCTTCGTCTGCTCGATCGGGAACGTGCCGCTGGCGGTCGTGCTGTGGAAGGGCGGCATCAGCTTCGGCGGCGTGGTGGCGTTCATCTTCGCGGACCTGCTGATCCTGCCGATCCTGAACATCTACCGGAAGTACTACGGCCGCCGGATGGCCCTCTACCTCGGCGGAACCTTCTACCTCGCCATGGCCGCCGCCGGATACGTCGTCGAGCTGGTCTTCGGCGGGCTCGGCCTGGTTCCGAGCCAAGCCAGAGCGAAGATCCCCATGGAAGGGATCACCTGGGACTACACCACGTTCCTCAACATCGCCTTCCTGCTCCTGGCCGCCGCCCTGGTGGTGCGTTTCTTCCAGACCGGCGGCCGGCAGATGCTCGCCATGATGGGCGGCTCGCCCGACACCACAGACCACGGCGAGCACACCGCTCACCACGGCGACGGTGACGCGCTCGGACACCTGGGGCCCGCTGAGCGTCCCGACGTCCTGCACGGGCGCGGCGACGGCCACGGACCTCCTGGCCCGGGTCACGAGGGCCACCCCCTCCAGTGA
- a CDS encoding carbonic anhydrase, whose amino-acid sequence MSGHLQHPDRDPDRRQLVAQQQEPFGSVLSCIDSRVPPELLFDTGLGDLYVMRTGAQTVDPVVTGSVEYGPMTSGTPLVVVLGHQRCGAVKAAYQSLRDGKPLPGNLQAIVTALRPAYEQAVREGGADPVETMARAQAKLTATALRSNEDLAPLVRKGSLAVVGAYYSLDTGKVEVLSGAPS is encoded by the coding sequence GTGAGCGGACATCTTCAGCACCCCGACCGGGATCCGGACCGGCGTCAGCTCGTGGCTCAGCAGCAGGAGCCCTTCGGGTCGGTTCTCTCGTGCATCGATTCCCGGGTGCCGCCCGAACTGCTCTTCGACACCGGGCTGGGTGACCTTTATGTGATGCGCACGGGCGCGCAGACGGTCGATCCGGTGGTCACTGGTTCCGTCGAATACGGCCCCATGACGAGTGGCACCCCGCTCGTCGTCGTCCTGGGGCATCAGCGCTGCGGCGCCGTGAAGGCGGCGTACCAGTCCCTGCGTGACGGCAAGCCCCTGCCCGGCAACCTGCAGGCGATCGTCACGGCTCTGCGGCCGGCGTACGAGCAGGCGGTGCGGGAAGGCGGGGCCGACCCGGTCGAGACGATGGCCCGAGCCCAGGCCAAGTTGACCGCCACCGCACTTCGCTCCAACGAGGACCTCGCCCCACTGGTACGCAAGGGCTCCCTGGCGGTGGTCGGCGCGTACTACTCCCTCGACACCGGCAAGGTGGAAGTCCTCTCCGGAGCACCCTCCTGA
- a CDS encoding NAD-dependent protein deacetylase, with protein sequence MRMRPTLSWTPTADLPPGTTDLEPVADALRTGGVLVLSGAGISTESGIPDYRGEDGSLSRHTPMTYQDFTASAQARRRYWARSHLGWRTFGRARPNAGHRALAALGRHGLLSGVITQNVDGLHQAAGSEGVVELHGSLDRVVCLSCSAFSPRRELARRLEQANAGFEPVAAGLNPDGDADLTDEQVGDFRVLPCTICGGILKPDVVFFGEAVPPQRVEVCRTLVREAASLLVLGSSLTVMSGLRFVRQAAQAGKPVLIVNRDPTRGDLHALTRVALPLGTALTTVAERLGIPVDGEAARRLDGEAPRRRPG encoded by the coding sequence ATGCGCATGCGCCCCACTCTGAGCTGGACCCCTACCGCGGACCTGCCACCAGGCACCACGGATCTCGAGCCGGTCGCCGACGCGCTGCGCACAGGCGGTGTGCTGGTGCTCAGCGGAGCGGGCATCTCCACGGAGTCGGGTATCCCCGACTACCGGGGCGAAGACGGGAGCCTGAGCCGGCACACCCCGATGACCTACCAGGATTTCACCGCGAGCGCTCAGGCCCGGCGCCGGTACTGGGCGCGCAGCCACCTCGGATGGCGCACCTTCGGTCGTGCCCGCCCCAACGCGGGACACCGGGCCTTGGCCGCGCTCGGGCGGCACGGCCTGCTCTCGGGCGTGATCACGCAGAACGTCGACGGCCTGCATCAGGCCGCCGGCAGCGAAGGCGTCGTGGAACTCCACGGAAGCCTGGACCGGGTCGTCTGCCTTTCCTGCAGCGCCTTCAGCCCGCGCCGCGAACTCGCCCGCCGGCTGGAGCAGGCCAACGCGGGTTTCGAGCCGGTGGCCGCCGGACTCAACCCCGATGGTGACGCCGACCTCACCGATGAACAGGTCGGGGACTTCCGTGTGCTGCCCTGCACGATCTGTGGCGGCATCCTCAAACCGGACGTGGTGTTCTTCGGCGAAGCCGTTCCGCCGCAGCGGGTCGAGGTCTGCCGCACACTGGTGCGCGAGGCGGCCTCACTGCTGGTTCTCGGCTCCTCACTGACGGTGATGTCCGGGCTGCGGTTCGTCCGCCAGGCGGCCCAGGCCGGGAAGCCGGTGCTGATCGTCAACCGGGACCCGACCCGGGGCGACCTGCACGCCCTCACCCGGGTCGCGCTCCCTCTGGGCACGGCCCTCACCACGGTGGCCGAGCGGCTGGGCATCCCTGTCGACGGCGAGGCAGCGCGGCGACTCGACGGCGAGGCACCGCGGCGACGACCCGGGTGA
- a CDS encoding DUF1152 domain-containing protein, which produces MFSLREPAFFTRLREARRILVAGAGGGFDVYAGLPLALALRSAGAEVHLASLSFSDLYGLDLDSWVAEDVAAVRPDTPLRGDYFPERSLARWLRTQGLPDTVYAFPCIGVQPLRAAYRALLEHVGGVDAVVLVDGGTDILMQGDEHGLGTPEEDMASLAAVAGLEEVPHRLVACVGFGVDAYHGVNHSLVLENLAGLDRAGGYLGAFSLPRESSEGTAYLDAVAHAQHCHVSHPSIVHGSVAAAVRGEFGDVRFTERTRGSELFVNPLMGLYFCVDLPTLARANLYLDRLEHTVLMRQISTAISSFREELPRQRPPRAFPH; this is translated from the coding sequence ATGTTCTCCCTCCGTGAGCCCGCCTTCTTCACCCGCCTGCGCGAGGCACGCCGGATCCTCGTCGCCGGCGCGGGCGGGGGCTTCGACGTCTACGCCGGACTGCCACTGGCCCTGGCGCTGCGGTCGGCCGGCGCCGAGGTCCACCTGGCCAGCCTGTCCTTCTCCGACCTGTACGGCCTGGACCTCGACTCCTGGGTCGCGGAAGACGTCGCCGCCGTCCGCCCGGACACCCCGCTGCGCGGCGACTACTTCCCCGAGCGCTCTCTCGCCCGCTGGCTGCGGACGCAGGGACTGCCCGATACCGTCTACGCCTTTCCCTGCATCGGTGTCCAGCCGCTGCGGGCCGCCTACCGGGCGCTGCTGGAGCACGTCGGCGGCGTGGATGCGGTCGTGCTGGTGGACGGCGGGACCGACATCCTGATGCAGGGGGACGAGCACGGGCTCGGAACTCCGGAGGAGGACATGGCCAGCCTGGCGGCCGTCGCCGGACTGGAGGAAGTCCCGCACCGACTCGTGGCCTGCGTCGGCTTCGGCGTGGACGCCTATCACGGTGTCAACCATTCTCTGGTGCTGGAGAACCTGGCCGGCCTGGACCGCGCAGGCGGCTACCTGGGCGCCTTCTCGCTTCCCCGCGAAAGTTCTGAGGGCACCGCCTACCTGGACGCGGTCGCCCACGCCCAGCACTGCCATGTCAGCCATCCCAGCATCGTGCACGGATCCGTCGCCGCCGCCGTACGGGGAGAATTCGGCGACGTACGGTTCACCGAGCGCACCCGCGGCAGCGAACTGTTCGTCAACCCGCTCATGGGACTCTATTTCTGCGTGGACCTGCCCACCCTCGCACGCGCGAACCTCTACCTCGACCGGCTGGAGCACACGGTCCTGATGCGCCAGATCAGCACCGCCATCTCGAGCTTCCGCGAGGAACTGCCCCGGCAGCGGCCCCCTCGCGCCTTCCCGCACTGA
- a CDS encoding GNAT family N-acetyltransferase: MCDDPWVNDLRFRSATEADLAALVRLRDDAARWMLTRGVTGQWRPGELDEDHFRRVMAHGEVWLAEAGGRVAGAWELWWADEAAWGPQPPVAGYVHRLMVDRGVAEPGTGRLLLRAAEHRVAAVGRTCVRLDCLAANAQLNAYYQNAGYRVVGRKEGKPQPGGAPKSFTLLEKEIQQRTRADTGEPLPHGHRVHQW; the protein is encoded by the coding sequence ATGTGCGACGATCCCTGGGTGAATGATCTACGCTTTCGCTCTGCCACCGAGGCCGACTTGGCTGCCCTCGTCCGCCTCCGCGACGATGCGGCTCGCTGGATGCTCACCCGCGGTGTCACAGGGCAGTGGCGGCCGGGAGAGCTGGACGAGGACCACTTCCGCCGGGTCATGGCGCACGGCGAGGTGTGGCTCGCGGAGGCCGGCGGGCGTGTCGCCGGCGCCTGGGAGCTGTGGTGGGCGGACGAGGCCGCCTGGGGTCCGCAGCCACCCGTGGCCGGGTACGTGCACCGGCTCATGGTGGACCGGGGTGTCGCCGAGCCCGGCACAGGGAGGCTGCTGCTGAGGGCGGCGGAACACCGTGTGGCTGCGGTCGGACGGACATGTGTGCGCCTGGACTGCTTGGCCGCAAATGCACAGCTCAACGCCTACTACCAGAATGCCGGATACCGCGTGGTGGGCCGCAAGGAGGGCAAGCCGCAGCCGGGTGGAGCGCCCAAGTCCTTCACGCTGCTGGAGAAAGAGATTCAGCAGCGGACTAGGGCGGACACCGGGGAGCCTCTTCCCCACGGGCATCGAGTTCACCAGTGGTGA
- a CDS encoding HAD family hydrolase, whose amino-acid sequence MLGLPAHVRACLFDLDGVLTQTAKVHAAAWKEMFDGYLRERATREGTDFVPFDAVGDYDEYVDGRPREDGVRTFLAARGMHLPEGAPGDPPEAETVNGLGNRKNELVLQRIHEEGVEPYDGSVRFVHAARAAGLRCAVVSSSANCQDVLRAAGIEDLFDERIDGVVTHERRLRGKPAPDTYLEAARGLGTDPGEAAVFEDALAGVEAGRAGRFGVVVGVDRVGQAEQLRAHGADVVVRDLADLLEER is encoded by the coding sequence ATGCTGGGGCTTCCTGCACACGTCCGTGCCTGTCTGTTCGACCTAGACGGGGTGCTCACCCAGACCGCGAAGGTGCACGCGGCTGCCTGGAAGGAGATGTTCGACGGATATCTCCGCGAGCGCGCGACGCGCGAGGGGACCGACTTCGTGCCGTTCGACGCGGTCGGCGACTACGACGAGTACGTGGACGGGCGGCCGCGTGAGGACGGCGTGCGCACGTTCCTCGCCGCACGCGGGATGCACCTGCCCGAGGGGGCGCCGGGGGACCCGCCGGAGGCGGAGACGGTGAACGGCCTGGGCAACCGGAAGAACGAGCTGGTCCTGCAGCGGATCCATGAAGAAGGGGTGGAACCCTACGACGGCTCCGTCCGGTTCGTGCACGCGGCGCGGGCGGCAGGCCTGCGCTGCGCGGTGGTGTCGTCGAGCGCGAACTGCCAGGACGTGTTGAGAGCGGCCGGCATCGAGGACCTGTTCGACGAGCGGATCGACGGAGTGGTGACGCACGAGCGCCGGCTGCGGGGCAAGCCCGCGCCGGACACCTACCTCGAAGCCGCCCGAGGGCTGGGCACGGATCCGGGAGAGGCCGCGGTGTTCGAAGACGCCCTCGCCGGCGTCGAGGCCGGACGGGCGGGACGGTTCGGTGTGGTCGTCGGCGTCGACCGGGTGGGCCAGGCGGAGCAACTGCGGGCGCACGGCGCCGACGTGGTGGTCCGTGACCTGGCCGACCTTCTGGAGGAACGGTGA
- a CDS encoding glycoside hydrolase family 65 protein: MITHPSFTVEPWSLRETELNLDVLAQSESVFALSNGHIGWRGNLEEGEPHGLPGAYLNGVHERHPLPYAEAGYGYPESGQTMINVTDGKIFRLLVDDHPYDLRYGRLVAHERVLDFRSGILSRTARWTSPGGRTVRISSRRLVSFTQRAVAAVVYEVEPLDGPTTVAVQSELVANAQLPRFEGDPRVAAAIGSPLVAEEHFAQDTRLRLVHCTDRSALRVGAAADHLVEGPQTTRWTAQSEPDVSRLTVTADLVPGQLLRLVKFVAYGWSGERSLPAVHDQVDGAVAAAVSTGWDGLAAAQREYLDRFWAGADVEVEGSARIQQAVRFALFHVLQAAARGENRTIPAKGLTGTGYDGHCFWDTESYVLPVLTYTAPEAVASALRARHKMLPAARERARQLGLAGAAFPWRTIEGAECSAYWPAGTAAFHINAAIAAAADRYVMVTGDEDFERGEGLDLLVDTARLWRSIGHHDPEGVFHIDGVTGPDEYSAIARDNLYTNLMARQNLVSAADAAARHPERAAELGVDDEEAAAWRDAAARMAVPYNESLGVHEQSAGFTTFQHWDFEATPPENYPLLLHYPYFDLYRKQVVKQADLVLAMMECPDAFSDEQKARNFSYYEALTVRDSSLSACFQAVLAAETGHLRLAYAYLGEAALMDLEDLEHNTRDGLHIASLAGTWIALVAGFGGLRRYTGAGGNQDQLAFAPRLPEALSRVAFTLLVRGRRMKVDISPSHARYRLADGEPLVVLHHGEPTTVTADAPVDRRLPPAPVRPEPQQPPGRRPVGLPVEEEDRAATQE, from the coding sequence GTGATCACCCACCCCAGCTTCACGGTCGAACCATGGTCTCTGCGCGAGACCGAGCTGAACCTGGACGTACTCGCGCAGAGCGAATCGGTCTTCGCCCTCTCCAACGGGCACATCGGGTGGCGCGGCAACCTCGAGGAGGGAGAGCCGCACGGTCTGCCCGGCGCGTACCTCAACGGCGTCCACGAACGGCATCCGCTGCCGTACGCCGAAGCGGGCTACGGATATCCCGAGTCCGGCCAGACGATGATCAACGTCACCGACGGCAAGATCTTCCGCCTGCTGGTCGATGATCACCCGTATGATCTGCGCTACGGTCGGCTGGTCGCGCACGAGCGGGTCCTGGACTTCCGCTCCGGCATCCTCAGCCGCACCGCACGGTGGACATCACCCGGCGGTCGCACGGTGCGGATCTCCTCGCGGCGGCTCGTGTCCTTCACTCAGCGGGCGGTTGCCGCGGTGGTCTACGAGGTGGAGCCGCTCGACGGACCGACCACCGTGGCCGTGCAGTCCGAACTCGTCGCCAACGCCCAGCTGCCGCGCTTCGAGGGCGATCCGCGCGTCGCCGCGGCGATCGGGTCACCGCTGGTGGCCGAGGAACACTTCGCGCAGGACACCCGGCTGCGGTTGGTGCACTGCACCGACCGCAGCGCGCTGCGGGTGGGGGCGGCGGCCGATCACCTCGTCGAAGGTCCGCAGACCACCCGCTGGACGGCGCAGAGCGAGCCGGACGTCAGCCGTCTGACGGTGACCGCGGATCTGGTGCCCGGGCAGCTCCTCCGGCTGGTGAAGTTCGTGGCCTACGGCTGGTCGGGGGAGCGTTCGCTACCGGCCGTGCACGATCAGGTGGACGGGGCGGTGGCGGCCGCGGTCAGCACCGGCTGGGACGGTCTGGCGGCGGCGCAGCGGGAGTACCTGGATCGCTTCTGGGCGGGCGCGGACGTCGAGGTCGAGGGCAGCGCGCGCATCCAGCAGGCGGTGCGGTTCGCCCTCTTCCATGTGCTCCAGGCGGCGGCCCGTGGTGAGAACCGGACGATTCCCGCCAAGGGCCTGACCGGAACCGGGTACGACGGACATTGTTTCTGGGACACCGAGTCCTATGTGCTGCCCGTGCTGACCTACACCGCTCCGGAGGCCGTCGCATCGGCGCTGAGGGCGCGCCACAAGATGCTGCCGGCGGCGCGGGAACGCGCGCGTCAACTGGGGCTCGCGGGAGCGGCGTTCCCCTGGCGCACGATCGAGGGCGCCGAGTGTTCCGCCTACTGGCCGGCCGGGACGGCCGCCTTCCATATCAACGCCGCCATCGCGGCGGCCGCCGACCGGTACGTCATGGTGACCGGGGACGAGGACTTCGAACGCGGTGAGGGGCTCGACCTCCTGGTGGACACCGCCCGGCTGTGGCGCTCCATCGGACACCACGACCCGGAAGGCGTCTTCCACATCGACGGAGTCACAGGCCCCGACGAATACAGCGCGATCGCCCGCGACAACCTGTACACGAACCTGATGGCCCGGCAGAACCTGGTCTCGGCCGCCGACGCTGCCGCGCGTCATCCGGAACGCGCCGCGGAACTCGGTGTCGACGACGAGGAGGCCGCGGCGTGGCGGGACGCCGCGGCCCGCATGGCGGTGCCGTACAACGAATCGCTCGGCGTGCACGAGCAGTCGGCCGGCTTCACGACTTTCCAGCACTGGGACTTCGAGGCGACCCCGCCCGAGAACTACCCCCTCCTGCTGCACTACCCCTACTTCGACCTTTATCGCAAGCAGGTGGTGAAACAGGCCGACCTGGTGCTCGCGATGATGGAGTGCCCGGATGCCTTCTCCGACGAGCAGAAGGCACGCAACTTCTCCTACTACGAGGCGCTGACCGTCCGTGACTCCTCCCTGTCGGCGTGCTTCCAGGCGGTGCTCGCGGCCGAGACCGGGCATCTGCGGCTGGCCTACGCCTACCTCGGCGAGGCCGCCCTGATGGACCTGGAGGATCTGGAGCACAACACCCGTGACGGTCTCCACATCGCATCCCTCGCCGGGACGTGGATCGCGTTGGTCGCCGGGTTCGGAGGCCTGCGCCGGTACACCGGCGCAGGCGGGAACCAGGACCAGCTGGCGTTCGCACCGCGCCTGCCGGAGGCGCTGTCCAGGGTGGCGTTCACACTGCTGGTACGCGGACGCCGGATGAAAGTGGACATCAGTCCGTCCCATGCGCGCTACCGCCTGGCGGATGGCGAACCGCTGGTCGTGCTGCATCACGGAGAGCCGACGACCGTGACGGCCGACGCCCCCGTGGACCGGCGGCTGCCGCCCGCACCCGTGCGTCCCGAGCCGCAGCAGCCGCCGGGCCGCCGCCCGGTGGGCCTGCCCGTCGAGGAGGAGGACCGGGCGGCGACACAGGAGTAG